The following are encoded together in the Actinobacillus lignieresii genome:
- the rplA gene encoding 50S ribosomal protein L1 yields MAKLTKKMKAIKAGVDSTKAYEINEAIAVLKQFATAKFVESVDVAVNLGIDPRKSDQNVRGATVLPHGTGRTARVAVFTQGANAEAAKAAGADLVGMEDLAEQIKKGEMNFDVVIASPDAMRVVGQLGQVLGPRGLMPNPKVGTVTPNVAEAVKNAKSGQIRYRNDKNGIIHTTIGKADFAPEQLKDNLVALLAALNKAKPTTAKGIFIKKVSISTTMGAGVAVDQASL; encoded by the coding sequence ATGGCTAAATTGACTAAAAAAATGAAAGCAATTAAAGCTGGCGTAGATTCTACTAAAGCTTACGAAATCAACGAAGCGATCGCAGTGTTAAAACAATTCGCAACAGCTAAATTCGTTGAAAGCGTAGACGTAGCGGTGAACTTAGGTATCGACCCTCGTAAATCAGACCAAAACGTACGTGGTGCAACAGTATTACCACACGGTACGGGTCGTACAGCTCGCGTAGCAGTATTCACACAAGGCGCGAACGCAGAAGCAGCTAAAGCGGCAGGCGCTGATTTAGTCGGTATGGAAGATTTAGCAGAGCAAATCAAGAAAGGCGAAATGAACTTTGACGTTGTTATCGCTTCTCCGGATGCAATGCGTGTTGTAGGTCAATTAGGTCAAGTATTAGGTCCGCGCGGCTTAATGCCAAACCCGAAAGTTGGTACTGTAACGCCAAACGTTGCTGAAGCAGTTAAAAATGCTAAATCAGGTCAGATCCGTTACCGTAACGACAAAAATGGTATTATCCATACAACGATCGGTAAAGCAGACTTCGCACCTGAACAATTAAAAGATAACTTGGTGGCGTTATTAGCGGCGTTAAACAAAGCTAAACCAACAACAGCTAAAGGTATCTTCATCAAGAAAGTAAGCATCTCTACAACGATGGGTGCTGGTGTTGCTGTTGATCAAGCATCACTTTAA
- a CDS encoding helix-turn-helix domain-containing protein produces MLSLYDDVDTQKLLAEHLKKKRKQAKLSRKKLAERSAVPEATIRHFETTYQISLRQFLALWLVLDKMDRLVELTKEYPQLPRTIAEVLRG; encoded by the coding sequence ATGTTATCACTTTATGATGATGTAGATACGCAAAAGTTACTTGCGGAACATCTTAAAAAGAAACGTAAGCAAGCAAAATTATCTCGTAAAAAACTCGCAGAGAGATCAGCTGTACCGGAAGCAACTATTCGCCATTTTGAAACAACTTACCAAATCTCGTTACGCCAATTTTTAGCATTATGGTTAGTATTAGATAAAATGGATCGGTTGGTCGAATTAACTAAAGAGTATCCTCAGTTACCCAGAACAATAGCGGAGGTATTGCGTGGTTAA
- the rplJ gene encoding 50S ribosomal protein L10, with translation MALNLQDKQAIVAEVNEAAKGALSAVVADSRGVTVEKMTELRKSAREAGVTMRVVRNTLLRRAVEGTEFECLTDTFIGPTLIAFSHEHPGAAARLFTEFAKANKEFELKGAAFEGKVQDVEFLATLPTYEEAIARLMGTMKEAAAGKLVRTLAALRDKLQEAA, from the coding sequence ATGGCATTAAATCTTCAAGACAAACAAGCGATTGTTGCTGAAGTAAACGAAGCTGCCAAAGGTGCCCTTTCAGCTGTTGTTGCGGATTCTCGCGGCGTAACAGTTGAGAAAATGACTGAGTTACGTAAATCTGCTCGTGAAGCTGGTGTAACAATGCGCGTCGTACGTAATACTTTATTACGTCGTGCGGTTGAAGGCACAGAGTTCGAGTGCTTAACAGATACGTTTATCGGTCCGACTCTTATCGCATTCTCTCACGAACACCCGGGCGCAGCAGCGCGTTTGTTCACTGAATTTGCGAAAGCGAATAAAGAGTTTGAACTTAAAGGTGCAGCCTTTGAAGGTAAAGTACAAGATGTAGAATTCTTAGCTACATTACCAACTTACGAAGAAGCAATTGCACGTTTAATGGGCACAATGAAAGAAGCTGCGGCAGGCAAACTTGTTCGCACTCTTGCGGCATTACGCGACAAATTACAAGAAGCTGCATAA
- a CDS encoding type II toxin-antitoxin system HipA family toxin, whose protein sequence is MPTKQLTVYRTLMDGRKIRVGELAENKQGIFFAYDENYLPNYPNLSPFKLEKTTALQLAPVSPHDGLHGVFADSLPDGWGLLLQDRFFEANQLNLYQISPLDRLAFVGDTGIGALSFEPVNHQSQYEEETNLFELGRNAQQIFEGQTDEVLQTLLQAGSSGGARPKAQIFISEANPQICRTQALPEDDAWIVKFTTKSLPLKHEEGLLEAVYLSMAQKAGLKPVKWQLLEQGQFYWLAVKRFDYVSGSFGRVHTHTLCGLLDASYRMPSIDYFGLIKATKVLCQSRVASQLQFCRAMFNLFSLNQDDHSKNWSFVQDEKGEWQPSLAYDITYSPLRHGQHSMGFRQYGKAPPLKIIQELAEVAGFNYWHEAKRAIQEVVENIADFSEIAKTFPITKQAITKIQRHLDLAWQENKLLCS, encoded by the coding sequence ATGCCAACGAAACAACTTACCGTTTATCGAACATTAATGGATGGTAGGAAAATCCGAGTAGGAGAACTCGCGGAAAATAAACAAGGTATATTTTTTGCTTACGATGAGAATTATTTACCCAACTATCCAAATCTTTCTCCTTTTAAATTAGAAAAAACTACAGCGTTGCAACTTGCCCCCGTTTCACCTCACGATGGTTTGCACGGTGTATTTGCAGATAGTTTACCTGACGGTTGGGGATTACTATTACAAGATCGTTTTTTCGAAGCAAATCAGTTAAATTTGTATCAAATATCACCGCTTGATCGCCTTGCTTTCGTTGGTGACACAGGTATTGGTGCTTTATCCTTTGAGCCGGTCAATCATCAATCTCAATACGAAGAAGAAACAAATTTGTTTGAGCTAGGTAGAAATGCACAGCAAATTTTTGAAGGTCAAACAGATGAGGTATTACAAACACTTTTACAAGCGGGAAGTTCCGGAGGAGCAAGACCAAAGGCACAGATTTTTATATCAGAGGCTAACCCTCAAATTTGTAGAACTCAAGCCTTGCCCGAAGATGATGCTTGGATTGTGAAATTTACAACGAAATCTTTACCTCTCAAACATGAAGAAGGATTACTGGAGGCGGTATACCTTTCAATGGCACAAAAGGCTGGGTTAAAACCGGTTAAATGGCAATTATTGGAACAAGGGCAATTTTATTGGCTTGCGGTAAAACGTTTTGATTACGTTTCCGGATCTTTTGGGAGAGTTCATACGCATACATTATGCGGTTTACTTGATGCGAGTTATCGAATGCCCTCGATTGATTATTTCGGACTGATCAAAGCAACGAAAGTATTATGTCAGTCTCGAGTGGCAAGCCAATTACAATTTTGTCGCGCAATGTTTAATTTATTTAGTTTGAACCAAGATGATCACTCAAAAAACTGGTCATTCGTACAAGATGAAAAGGGAGAATGGCAACCGTCTTTAGCCTATGACATTACCTATAGTCCACTTAGACACGGTCAACATTCAATGGGATTTAGGCAATATGGTAAAGCTCCGCCACTCAAGATTATTCAAGAGCTAGCAGAAGTGGCAGGTTTTAATTATTGGCATGAGGCGAAAAGAGCCATTCAAGAAGTGGTGGAGAATATCGCCGATTTTTCAGAAATCGCTAAAACATTTCCGATCACAAAACAGGCGATAACGAAAATTCAACGACATTTAGATTTAGCTTGGCAAGAAAATAAGCTGCTTTGTAGTTAA
- the rpoB gene encoding DNA-directed RNA polymerase subunit beta, whose product MAYSYSEKKRIRKSFGKRPQVLNVPYLLTIQLDSYEKFIQRDSDGQQGLEAAFRSVFPIVSNNGSTELQYVSYELGEPVFDVRECQIRGTTYAAPLRVKLRLVTFDREAAAGTVKDIKEQNVYMGEIPLMTDNGTFVINGTERVIVSQLHRSPGVFFDSDKGKTHSSGKVLYNARIIPYRGSWLDFEFDPKDNLYARIDRRRKLPATIILRALGYTTEEILSMFFDKVNFEIQDNKLLMTLVPERLRGETAAFDIEANGKVYVERGRRITARHIRTLEKDGITQIEVPVEYIVGKVAAKDYVDLSTGELVCPANMEISMEMLAKLSQAGYKEIEVLFTNDLDHGPYISETLRVDPTYDRLSALVEIYRMMRPGEPPTKEAAEALFDNMFFSADRYDLSAVGRMKFNRSLDILEGVGSGILSNDDITGVMKKLIEIRNGRGEVDDIDHLGNRRIRSVGEMAENQFRIGLVRVERAVRERLSLGDLDGITPQDLINAKPISAAVKEFFGSSQLSQFMDQNNPLSEVTHKRRISALGPGGLTRERAGFEVRDVHTTHYGRLCPIETPEGPNIGLINSLSVYARTNNYGFLETPFRKVVNGQVTEDIEYLSAIEEGNYVIAQANSNLDENFRFTDTYVTCRGEHGESGLYKPEEIHYMDISTQQVVSVAAALIPFLEHDDANRALMGANMQRQAVPTLRADKPLVGTGMEKPIALDSGVAIVAKRGGIVQRVDASRIVVKVNEDETIPGEAGIDIYNLIKYTRSNQNTCINQIPCVNLGEPVARGEILADGPSTDLGELALGQNIRVAFMPWNGYNFEDSMLVSERVVQEDRFTTIHIQELSCVARDTKLGAEEITADIPNVGESALSKLDESGIVYVGAEVKGGDILVGKVTPKGETQLTPEEKLLRAIFGEKASDVKDSSLRVPNGTSGTVIDVQVFTRDGVEKDKRALEIEEMQLKEAKKDLTEELEILEAGLFTRVRNLLIEGGVSEAELDKVSREKWLEQTLDDEAKQNQLEQLAEQHEELRKEFERKLEIKRNKIIQGDDLAPGVLKVVKVYLAVRRQIQPGDKMAGRHGNKGVISKINPVEDMPYDENGQPVEIVLNPLGVPSRMNIGQILETHLGLAAKGIGDQINAMIKQQQSVAKLREYIQKAYDLGHGSQSVDLSTFTDEEVMRLAENLRKGLPLATPVFDGAHESEIKGLLELGGLPTSGQITLFDGRTGEKFERPVTVGYMYMLKLNHLVDDKMHARSTGSYSLVTQQPLGGKAQFGGQRFGEMEVWALEAYGAAYTLQEMLTVKSDDVNGRTKMYKNIVDGTHQMEPGMPESFNVLLKEIRALGIDMELDEE is encoded by the coding sequence ATGGCATATTCATATTCCGAGAAAAAGCGTATTCGTAAGAGCTTTGGTAAACGTCCGCAAGTTCTTAACGTACCTTATCTATTAACAATTCAGCTTGATTCTTACGAAAAATTCATTCAAAGAGATTCAGATGGACAACAAGGTTTAGAAGCGGCATTCCGTTCTGTGTTCCCGATTGTAAGCAATAACGGAAGCACTGAATTACAATACGTTTCTTACGAATTAGGCGAGCCGGTATTTGATGTTCGTGAATGTCAAATTCGCGGTACAACCTATGCAGCACCATTACGTGTAAAATTACGTTTAGTGACTTTTGACCGTGAAGCAGCAGCCGGTACGGTAAAAGATATTAAAGAACAAAACGTGTATATGGGCGAAATCCCATTAATGACCGACAACGGTACTTTCGTGATCAACGGTACTGAGCGTGTAATCGTTTCTCAGTTACACCGTAGTCCGGGCGTATTCTTCGATTCTGACAAAGGTAAAACCCATTCTTCAGGTAAAGTGCTTTATAACGCACGTATTATTCCTTACCGTGGTTCTTGGTTAGATTTCGAGTTTGACCCGAAAGACAATCTTTATGCACGTATCGACCGCCGCCGTAAATTACCGGCAACTATTATTTTACGTGCTTTAGGTTATACGACCGAAGAAATCTTATCGATGTTCTTCGATAAAGTGAACTTTGAAATCCAAGATAATAAATTATTGATGACATTGGTGCCGGAACGCTTACGTGGTGAAACCGCTGCGTTCGATATTGAAGCGAACGGCAAAGTTTACGTTGAGCGTGGTCGTCGTATTACTGCACGTCATATTCGCACATTAGAAAAAGACGGCATTACTCAAATTGAAGTACCGGTAGAGTACATCGTCGGTAAAGTAGCGGCGAAAGATTACGTTGATCTTTCAACCGGCGAATTAGTTTGTCCGGCGAATATGGAAATCTCAATGGAGATGTTGGCGAAATTATCGCAAGCAGGCTACAAAGAGATCGAAGTATTATTTACTAACGATTTAGATCACGGTCCGTATATTTCTGAAACTTTACGTGTTGATCCGACTTACGACCGTTTATCCGCGTTAGTGGAAATCTATCGTATGATGCGTCCGGGCGAGCCACCGACAAAAGAAGCGGCGGAAGCGTTATTCGATAATATGTTCTTCTCGGCAGATCGTTACGATTTATCTGCTGTGGGTCGTATGAAATTTAATCGCTCACTTGATATTCTAGAGGGCGTAGGTTCCGGTATTTTAAGCAATGACGATATTACCGGCGTGATGAAGAAACTAATCGAAATCCGTAACGGTCGTGGCGAAGTGGACGATATCGACCACTTAGGTAACCGTCGTATTCGTTCGGTAGGCGAAATGGCTGAAAACCAATTCCGTATCGGTTTAGTACGTGTAGAGCGTGCTGTGCGTGAGCGTTTATCATTAGGTGATTTAGACGGTATTACTCCGCAAGATTTAATCAATGCGAAACCAATTTCTGCGGCAGTGAAAGAGTTCTTCGGTTCTTCACAACTTTCGCAATTTATGGACCAAAATAACCCGCTTTCAGAGGTTACCCATAAACGTCGTATTTCGGCATTAGGTCCGGGCGGTTTAACCCGCGAACGTGCAGGCTTTGAGGTTCGAGACGTACATACTACTCACTATGGTCGTTTATGTCCGATCGAAACCCCTGAAGGTCCGAACATCGGTTTGATTAACTCACTTTCAGTATATGCACGTACTAATAACTACGGTTTCTTAGAAACGCCGTTCCGTAAAGTGGTAAACGGTCAAGTGACCGAAGATATCGAATATTTATCAGCAATCGAAGAAGGTAACTACGTTATCGCTCAGGCTAACTCAAACTTAGATGAGAATTTCCGTTTTACCGATACTTACGTAACTTGTCGTGGCGAACACGGTGAGTCAGGTTTATACAAACCGGAAGAAATCCACTATATGGATATCTCAACACAACAAGTGGTTTCTGTTGCGGCGGCGTTAATTCCGTTCCTTGAGCACGACGATGCGAACCGTGCGTTAATGGGTGCGAACATGCAACGTCAGGCTGTTCCGACATTACGTGCGGATAAACCGTTAGTCGGTACCGGTATGGAAAAACCAATTGCACTTGACTCGGGTGTAGCGATTGTGGCGAAACGTGGTGGTATCGTTCAACGTGTTGATGCCTCTCGTATCGTAGTGAAAGTAAACGAAGATGAAACGATTCCGGGCGAAGCGGGTATCGACATCTATAACTTAATTAAATATACCCGTTCAAACCAAAATACCTGTATCAACCAAATTCCTTGTGTGAATTTAGGAGAGCCGGTAGCACGTGGCGAGATCTTAGCGGACGGTCCTTCAACAGATTTAGGTGAATTAGCATTAGGTCAAAACATTCGTGTGGCGTTCATGCCATGGAACGGTTATAACTTCGAAGACTCAATGTTAGTCTCTGAGCGTGTGGTACAAGAAGACCGCTTCACGACAATTCACATTCAAGAGTTATCTTGTGTGGCACGTGATACTAAATTAGGTGCGGAAGAAATTACGGCGGATATTCCGAACGTAGGCGAATCGGCATTAAGTAAACTTGATGAATCAGGTATCGTTTACGTGGGTGCGGAAGTTAAAGGTGGTGACATCTTAGTTGGTAAAGTAACGCCTAAAGGTGAAACCCAATTAACACCGGAAGAAAAACTTTTACGTGCGATCTTCGGTGAGAAAGCATCTGACGTTAAAGATTCTTCATTACGTGTACCAAACGGTACTTCAGGTACGGTTATTGACGTTCAAGTATTTACTCGTGACGGCGTTGAAAAAGATAAACGTGCGTTAGAAATCGAGGAAATGCAGCTTAAAGAAGCGAAGAAAGATTTAACTGAAGAGTTAGAGATTTTAGAAGCCGGTTTATTTACCCGTGTACGTAACTTATTAATCGAAGGCGGCGTATCTGAAGCTGAATTGGATAAAGTTTCTCGTGAGAAATGGTTAGAACAAACCTTAGATGACGAAGCGAAACAAAATCAATTAGAACAGCTTGCGGAACAGCACGAAGAGTTACGTAAAGAGTTTGAACGTAAACTTGAAATTAAACGCAACAAGATCATCCAAGGTGACGATTTAGCACCGGGTGTGTTAAAAGTGGTTAAAGTTTACTTAGCGGTTCGTCGCCAAATCCAACCGGGTGATAAAATGGCGGGTCGTCACGGTAACAAAGGTGTTATCTCGAAAATCAACCCAGTTGAAGATATGCCGTACGATGAAAACGGTCAGCCGGTTGAGATCGTATTGAACCCGCTGGGCGTACCTTCACGTATGAACATCGGTCAGATCTTAGAAACGCACTTAGGTTTAGCGGCGAAAGGTATCGGCGACCAAATTAACGCAATGATCAAACAACAACAATCTGTTGCGAAATTGCGTGAATATATCCAAAAAGCATACGATTTAGGTCACGGCTCACAATCAGTAGATTTAAGCACCTTTACCGATGAAGAAGTAATGCGTTTAGCAGAAAACTTACGTAAAGGTTTACCGCTTGCAACACCGGTATTCGACGGTGCACACGAAAGCGAAATCAAAGGCTTATTAGAATTAGGCGGCTTACCGACTTCAGGTCAAATTACCTTATTTGACGGTCGTACCGGTGAGAAATTCGAGCGTCCTGTAACCGTAGGTTATATGTATATGCTCAAATTGAACCACTTGGTTGACGACAAAATGCACGCGCGTTCAACCGGTTCTTATAGTCTTGTTACTCAACAACCGCTTGGTGGTAAAGCACAGTTCGGTGGTCAGCGTTTCGGTGAGATGGAGGTTTGGGCATTAGAAGCATACGGTGCCGCTTATACCTTACAAGAAATGCTAACGGTTAAATCGGATGACGTGAACGGTCGTACGAAGATGTATAAAAACATCGT
- the rplK gene encoding 50S ribosomal protein L11, with translation MAKKVQAYVKLQVAAGMANPSPPVGPALGQQGVNIMEFCKAFNARTESLEKGLPIPVVITVYADRSFTFVTKTPPAAVLLKKAVGIKSGSGKPNKDKVGTVTQEQLRQIAETKAADMTGATIETKMKSIAGTARSMGLIVEE, from the coding sequence ATGGCAAAAAAAGTCCAAGCATACGTTAAGTTGCAAGTTGCAGCTGGTATGGCTAACCCTTCACCACCGGTTGGTCCTGCATTAGGTCAACAAGGTGTTAACATCATGGAATTCTGTAAAGCATTCAACGCTCGTACCGAGAGCTTAGAAAAAGGTTTACCAATCCCTGTTGTTATCACAGTTTACGCAGACCGTTCATTCACTTTCGTAACTAAAACTCCACCGGCAGCAGTATTACTTAAAAAAGCTGTAGGTATCAAATCTGGTTCAGGTAAACCGAACAAAGATAAAGTGGGTACGGTAACTCAAGAGCAATTACGTCAAATCGCTGAAACTAAAGCGGCAGATATGACTGGTGCTACTATCGAAACTAAAATGAAATCAATCGCTGGTACAGCTCGCTCAATGGGCTTAATCGTAGAGGAATAA
- the secE gene encoding preprotein translocase subunit SecE, which yields MATEIKKKTPEQVEEKGVKSKGVNSVLWCLAILLLAVAAIGNAYFASSFSLVVRVLLLVVLVVGAVVLAAMTNQGQTAIGFIKESRTELRKIIWPTRPEATQTTLIVLAMCVVVSLVLWGIDSIIVTLVTFLTNLRF from the coding sequence ATGGCTACTGAGATTAAAAAGAAAACCCCCGAACAAGTCGAAGAAAAGGGCGTGAAAAGTAAGGGCGTAAACAGCGTATTATGGTGTTTGGCTATCTTATTACTTGCTGTGGCGGCAATTGGTAATGCATATTTCGCCTCGAGTTTTTCGCTCGTGGTACGCGTATTATTGCTTGTCGTGTTAGTGGTCGGTGCGGTAGTGCTTGCGGCAATGACTAACCAGGGTCAAACAGCGATAGGCTTTATTAAAGAATCTCGCACGGAGCTTAGAAAAATTATTTGGCCGACTCGCCCTGAAGCGACTCAAACAACATTAATCGTACTCGCAATGTGTGTGGTTGTGTCATTAGTATTATGGGGTATCGACTCTATTATCGTTACATTGGTTACGTTTTTAACAAATTTAAGGTTCTAA
- the rplL gene encoding 50S ribosomal protein L7/L12: MSLTNEQLIEAIASKSVSEIVELIAAMEEKFGVSAAAAVAAAPAAGAAAAEEKTEFDVILAEAGANKVAVIKAVRGATGLGLKEAKDLVESAPAALKEGISKPEAEALKKELEEAGAKVEIK, encoded by the coding sequence ATGTCATTAACTAACGAACAATTAATCGAAGCGATCGCTTCAAAATCAGTATCAGAAATCGTTGAATTAATCGCAGCGATGGAAGAAAAATTCGGTGTTTCAGCAGCGGCAGCAGTAGCGGCAGCTCCAGCAGCAGGCGCAGCGGCAGCAGAAGAGAAAACTGAATTCGACGTAATTCTTGCTGAAGCAGGTGCAAACAAAGTTGCTGTAATCAAAGCAGTACGTGGTGCAACAGGTTTAGGCTTAAAAGAAGCTAAAGACTTAGTTGAATCTGCACCGGCAGCATTAAAAGAAGGTATCTCTAAACCAGAAGCTGAAGCACTTAAAAAAGAATTAGAAGAAGCTGGCGCGAAAGTAGAAATCAAATAA
- the nusG gene encoding transcription termination/antitermination protein NusG, which yields MSEVENTEATKMRWYVLQAFSGFENRVAVTLREYIKLHQMEDQFGEVLVPTEEVVESVGGRRRRTERKFFPGYVLVQMEMNDDTWHLVKSVPRVMGFIGGTADKPAPISKREADRILNRVQETAEKPRHRKEFQPGENVRVTEGPFADFTGTVEEVDYEKGRLKVSVSIFGRATPVELEFGQVEKQS from the coding sequence ATGAGCGAAGTAGAAAATACAGAAGCAACAAAAATGCGTTGGTATGTATTACAAGCGTTTTCCGGTTTTGAAAACCGTGTTGCGGTAACATTGCGTGAATATATCAAATTACACCAAATGGAAGATCAATTTGGTGAAGTATTAGTACCGACCGAAGAAGTTGTTGAAAGCGTCGGCGGTCGCCGTCGTCGTACCGAGCGTAAATTCTTCCCTGGTTACGTATTGGTACAAATGGAAATGAATGACGACACATGGCATTTAGTGAAAAGCGTGCCGCGTGTAATGGGCTTTATCGGCGGCACAGCGGATAAACCGGCACCGATTTCCAAACGCGAAGCGGATCGTATTTTAAACCGCGTTCAAGAAACGGCGGAAAAACCGCGTCACAGAAAAGAATTCCAACCGGGCGAAAACGTACGTGTTACCGAAGGTCCGTTTGCAGACTTTACCGGTACGGTGGAAGAAGTGGATTACGAAAAAGGTCGCTTAAAAGTATCCGTATCTATCTTTGGACGCGCAACGCCGGTTGAACTGGAGTTCGGTCAAGTGGAAAAACAATCGTAA
- a CDS encoding PTS sugar transporter subunit IIB: MKIMAVCGHGIGSSFMMEMNIKKALAKIGVDAEVGHTDLASVTPSDADVFVMAKDIAGSCTIDPDKIIVVKNIISVGEFEEKLTAYFNRA; encoded by the coding sequence ATGAAAATTATGGCGGTTTGTGGTCACGGTATCGGTAGTAGCTTTATGATGGAAATGAATATCAAAAAGGCATTAGCCAAAATAGGGGTTGATGCGGAAGTCGGTCATACCGATTTAGCCTCCGTTACGCCTAGCGATGCGGATGTGTTTGTCATGGCAAAAGATATCGCAGGCAGCTGCACCATCGATCCGGACAAAATTATTGTCGTGAAAAATATTATCAGCGTGGGCGAATTTGAAGAAAAATTGACCGCTTATTTTAATCGTGCGTGA